One Chloroflexota bacterium genomic region harbors:
- the atpH gene encoding ATP synthase F1 subunit delta, whose product MARRDTAARRYAEAAFQVAQASDALDRWQADLALLDDALAVPELRALVEHPAVAFADKERVLRRAVSEVGAEPLNLVLLMIRRGRPGAIPAMRRHFEELVRRQRGIARAEIRSALPLDEQDRAALEHTLERLAGRDVELTELVDPSLIGGISVRIGDQLYDASVRSRLERLRARLTAV is encoded by the coding sequence ATGGCCCGTCGCGACACCGCCGCACGCCGCTACGCCGAGGCCGCCTTCCAGGTGGCCCAGGCGTCGGATGCGCTCGATCGCTGGCAGGCGGATCTGGCTCTGCTGGACGATGCCCTCGCGGTGCCCGAGCTGCGCGCGCTGGTGGAGCACCCGGCGGTTGCGTTCGCGGACAAGGAGCGCGTTCTGCGCCGAGCGGTGTCCGAGGTTGGGGCCGAGCCGCTCAACCTGGTCCTGCTCATGATCCGGCGCGGCCGCCCGGGCGCCATTCCGGCCATGCGACGGCACTTCGAGGAGCTCGTCCGCCGTCAGCGTGGGATCGCTCGGGCCGAGATCCGCAGCGCCTTGCCCCTCGACGAGCAGGACCGCGCGGCGCTGGAGCACACGCTGGAGCGCCTGGCCGGACGCGACGTCGAATTGACGGAACTGGTCGACCCCAGCCTCATCGGCGGCATCTCGGTGCGGATCGGGGATCAACTCTATGACGCCAGCGTCCGGAGCCGGCTGGAACGGCTCCGGGCGCGCCTGACCGCGGTCTGA
- the atpA gene encoding F0F1 ATP synthase subunit alpha — translation MAIRSDEITSIIRDEIRNFAEGADVAGVGTIVEVGDGIAQVYGLSGALASELLEFPGGVMGMAFNLEEETVGALILGDYTHLKEGDQVKTTGRVVEVPVGDALVGRVVDPLGNPLDGKGAIETDRFRPVERIAPGVIVRQPVDTPVQTGIKAIDSMIPIGRGQRELILGDRQTGKTAVAIDTIINQRGQDLVCVYVAIGQKLSTVAQIVSQLEEHHAMEHSIVVVAGASDPAPIQFLAPYAGAAIGEEFMEAGRDALCIYDDLSKHAWAYRQVSLLMRRPPGREAYPGDIFYAHSRLLERAARMNKDHGGGSLTALPIIETQAGDLSAYIPTNVISITDGQIHMQTDLFNQGQRPALNVGLSVSRVGGNAQIKAMRQVAGRLRLDLAQYRELAAFAQFASDLDKATRDQLTRGEKLTEILKQPQFAPLAVERQVAIIWTGTNGYLDDVPTPKIAEFETGLYRYLDQNHKGLLPGIAKEKAISDATTEALRKAVVAYRHEAGYETAETKKAAGAAEAAGGQDAAETKDAAETKDAAATDEGAASQEAAGNAKAATPKAEAPKKAATPKKAATPKKAPRRKKAKTA, via the coding sequence ATGGCCATTCGATCCGATGAGATCACGTCGATCATCCGCGACGAGATCCGGAACTTCGCCGAAGGCGCCGATGTCGCCGGGGTGGGCACCATCGTGGAGGTCGGCGACGGGATCGCCCAGGTGTATGGCCTATCCGGGGCCCTGGCCTCGGAGCTGCTCGAGTTCCCCGGCGGGGTGATGGGGATGGCCTTCAACCTCGAGGAGGAGACGGTCGGCGCCCTGATCCTGGGCGATTACACGCACCTGAAAGAGGGCGACCAGGTCAAGACCACCGGCCGCGTGGTGGAGGTTCCAGTCGGAGATGCCCTGGTCGGGCGGGTGGTCGATCCGCTGGGCAACCCACTCGACGGCAAGGGCGCCATCGAGACCGATCGATTCCGACCGGTGGAGCGGATCGCTCCTGGCGTCATCGTCCGCCAGCCGGTGGACACGCCGGTCCAGACCGGCATCAAGGCCATCGACTCCATGATCCCGATCGGGCGCGGCCAGCGCGAGCTGATCCTGGGTGACCGCCAGACCGGGAAGACGGCGGTGGCCATCGACACGATCATCAACCAGCGCGGCCAGGACCTGGTCTGCGTCTACGTCGCCATTGGCCAGAAGCTGTCGACCGTGGCGCAGATCGTCTCCCAGCTGGAAGAGCACCATGCCATGGAGCACTCTATCGTGGTCGTGGCCGGGGCCTCCGACCCGGCGCCCATCCAGTTCCTGGCCCCGTATGCGGGCGCAGCCATCGGCGAGGAGTTCATGGAGGCTGGGCGCGACGCACTGTGCATCTACGACGACCTCTCCAAGCATGCGTGGGCCTACCGGCAGGTCTCGCTGCTTATGCGCCGCCCGCCGGGCCGTGAGGCATACCCGGGCGACATCTTCTATGCCCATTCGCGGCTGCTGGAGCGCGCGGCGCGGATGAACAAGGACCACGGCGGCGGGTCGCTGACCGCGCTGCCCATCATCGAAACCCAGGCCGGCGACCTGTCGGCGTACATCCCAACCAACGTCATCAGCATCACCGACGGCCAGATCCACATGCAGACAGACCTGTTCAACCAGGGCCAGCGGCCCGCGCTGAACGTGGGGTTGAGCGTGAGCCGGGTCGGCGGCAACGCCCAGATCAAGGCCATGCGCCAGGTGGCGGGCCGGCTGCGGCTCGACCTGGCCCAGTATCGCGAGCTGGCCGCGTTCGCCCAATTCGCCTCGGACCTCGATAAGGCGACCCGCGACCAGCTGACCCGCGGCGAGAAGCTGACCGAGATCCTCAAGCAGCCCCAGTTCGCCCCGCTCGCGGTCGAGCGCCAGGTGGCGATCATCTGGACCGGCACCAACGGCTACCTCGACGACGTCCCGACACCCAAGATCGCCGAGTTCGAGACCGGCCTGTATCGGTACCTGGACCAGAACCATAAGGGCCTCTTGCCGGGCATCGCCAAGGAGAAGGCCATCTCCGACGCAACCACGGAGGCACTCCGGAAAGCTGTGGTGGCGTACCGGCATGAGGCCGGCTACGAGACAGCTGAGACCAAAAAGGCGGCAGGGGCGGCTGAGGCCGCTGGCGGCCAGGACGCGGCCGAGACCAAGGACGCCGCCGAGACCAAGGACGCAGCCGCGACCGATGAGGGGGCTGCGAGCCAGGAGGCGGCCGGCAACGCAAAGGCGGCGACCCCCAAGGCGGAGGCCCCCAAAAAGGCGGCGACCCCCAAGAAGGCGGCGACCCCCAAGAAGGCGCCTCGCCGGAAGAAGGCGAAGACCGCCTGA
- the atpG gene encoding ATP synthase F1 subunit gamma: MASLRDIRRRIGSIRNIAQITRAMEMVAASRMKRAQEAILAARPFTEELDEVLARVSAAVEHEDEPLLARRPVRHLALVMVTTDRGLAGALNSNAVRNALRWISERGDAARGEEPVRVSAITVGRKGRDALRRAGIPIAAHFPQFGDRPTFADVQPLARLVIDDFLAETYDEVVISYSSFISTLVQRPAIRRVLPVEEPTLQEGGTIRNDEYLFEPSAEVLSRLLPFYVTADIYRAVLENIASEHSARMIAMRNSTDNAHDIIDELTLVYNKTRQATITREMIEIASGAEAQAS, encoded by the coding sequence ATGGCCTCCCTGCGCGACATCCGGCGCCGGATCGGCTCCATCCGCAACATCGCCCAGATCACGCGCGCGATGGAGATGGTGGCCGCCTCACGCATGAAGCGTGCCCAGGAAGCGATCCTCGCCGCGCGGCCCTTCACAGAGGAGCTGGATGAGGTCCTGGCCCGGGTCTCGGCCGCCGTGGAGCATGAGGACGAGCCGCTCCTCGCTCGCCGGCCGGTTCGGCACCTGGCGCTGGTCATGGTCACCACGGATCGGGGCCTGGCCGGGGCGCTTAACTCAAACGCTGTCCGAAACGCGCTGCGCTGGATCTCGGAACGGGGCGATGCGGCCCGCGGCGAGGAGCCGGTCCGGGTCTCGGCCATCACGGTCGGGCGCAAGGGCCGCGACGCCCTGCGACGGGCTGGAATCCCCATCGCCGCCCACTTCCCGCAGTTCGGAGATCGACCGACGTTCGCCGACGTGCAGCCCCTCGCCCGGCTCGTGATCGACGACTTCCTGGCCGAGACCTACGACGAGGTCGTCATCAGCTACAGCTCGTTCATCAGCACCCTTGTTCAGCGCCCCGCCATCCGCCGGGTGCTCCCCGTCGAGGAACCCACGCTTCAGGAAGGGGGGACGATCCGCAATGACGAGTACCTGTTCGAGCCCTCGGCCGAGGTGCTGTCTCGGCTCCTGCCGTTCTACGTGACCGCGGACATCTATCGGGCCGTGCTCGAGAACATCGCGTCCGAGCATTCGGCTCGCATGATCGCCATGCGGAACTCCACCGACAACGCGCACGACATCATCGATGAGCTCACCCTCGTCTACAACAAGACCCGCCAGGCCACCATCACCCGCGAGATGATCGAGATCGCCTCCGGTGCCGAGGCCCAGGCGAGCTGA
- the atpD gene encoding F0F1 ATP synthase subunit beta, which produces MATGKVIQITGPVVDVEFPVGELPAIYNALTIGELTVEVQQHLGNNWVRAVAMSTTDGLSRGVDAVDTGAPITVPVGAVTLGRVFDVLGHPIDGKGPVKITDTLPIHRKAPGFEDMETESAVFETGIKVIDLIAPFKRGGKVGVFGGAGVGKTVIIQELIRNIAAEHGGYSVFAGVGERSREGNDLIGEMTESGVIDKTVMVFGQMNEPPGARQRVGLTALTMAEHFRDVEGRDILLFIDNIFRFTQAGSEVSALLGRMPSAVGYQPTLATEMGDLQERITSTKKGSITSLQAIFVPADDYTDPAPATTFGHLDSTIRLERSIVELGIYPAVDPLLSTSTVLDPRVVGEDHFEVAREVQRTLQRYRDLQDIIAILGMDELSEEDKVTVSRARRLQRYMSQPMFVAAQFTGRDGKYVELKETVRGFREILDGTHDALPEQAFYMVGPIEEAVAQAEQMASAG; this is translated from the coding sequence ATGGCCACCGGAAAGGTGATCCAGATCACGGGACCCGTGGTCGACGTCGAATTCCCCGTCGGCGAGCTGCCCGCGATCTATAACGCGCTGACCATCGGCGAGCTCACCGTGGAGGTCCAGCAGCACCTGGGCAACAACTGGGTCCGGGCCGTGGCCATGTCGACCACCGATGGGCTGTCGCGAGGGGTGGACGCGGTCGACACCGGTGCCCCGATCACCGTGCCCGTGGGTGCCGTCACCCTGGGCCGGGTGTTCGACGTGCTGGGCCACCCAATCGACGGCAAGGGCCCGGTCAAGATCACTGACACGTTGCCCATCCACCGCAAGGCGCCCGGCTTCGAGGACATGGAGACCGAGTCGGCGGTGTTCGAGACCGGGATCAAGGTCATCGACCTCATCGCGCCGTTCAAGCGCGGTGGCAAGGTCGGCGTGTTCGGCGGGGCGGGAGTGGGCAAGACCGTCATCATCCAGGAGCTGATCAGGAACATCGCCGCCGAGCACGGCGGGTACTCGGTGTTCGCGGGCGTGGGCGAACGGTCGCGCGAGGGGAACGACCTCATCGGCGAGATGACCGAGTCGGGCGTCATCGACAAGACGGTGATGGTCTTCGGCCAGATGAATGAGCCGCCCGGGGCCCGCCAGCGAGTCGGGCTCACCGCGCTGACCATGGCCGAGCACTTCCGCGATGTCGAGGGGCGCGACATCCTGCTGTTCATCGACAACATCTTCCGCTTCACCCAGGCTGGGTCCGAGGTCTCGGCCCTGCTGGGCCGGATGCCGTCCGCGGTTGGCTACCAGCCCACCCTGGCCACCGAGATGGGCGACCTCCAGGAGCGGATCACCTCCACGAAGAAGGGATCCATCACCTCGCTGCAGGCCATCTTCGTGCCGGCCGACGATTACACCGATCCGGCACCGGCCACGACCTTCGGCCACCTCGACTCGACCATCCGCCTGGAGCGCTCGATCGTGGAGCTGGGCATCTACCCGGCCGTCGACCCCCTGCTCAGCACCTCGACCGTGCTTGACCCCCGGGTCGTGGGCGAGGACCACTTCGAGGTCGCCCGCGAGGTGCAGCGCACCCTGCAGCGGTATCGCGACCTCCAGGACATCATCGCCATCCTGGGCATGGATGAGCTGTCCGAGGAGGACAAGGTCACCGTCTCGCGCGCCCGACGCCTCCAGCGCTACATGAGCCAGCCGATGTTCGTAGCCGCGCAGTTCACCGGTCGGGATGGCAAATACGTGGAGCTCAAGGAGACCGTGCGCGGCTTCCGGGAGATCCTGGACGGCACGCACGACGCGCTGCCGGAGCAGGCCTTCTATATGGTCGGTCCGATCGAGGAGGCTGTCGCCCAGGCCGAGCAGATGGCGTCCGCCGGATGA
- a CDS encoding F0F1 ATP synthase subunit epsilon — protein sequence MTLRLEVVSPEGRIFTDDVDMVVVPGIEGELGILPHHTPLVTALGTGELRIRQAGTVQFMLISGGFVEVRPDKVVVMAFVAEHSDAIDAAAAAEARRAAEADLEAVHDPVDLARVRAALQTALMRERIATRRSNRS from the coding sequence ATGACGCTGCGCCTGGAGGTCGTATCGCCCGAGGGTCGGATCTTCACCGACGACGTGGACATGGTGGTCGTGCCCGGCATCGAGGGCGAGCTGGGCATCCTGCCCCACCACACCCCGCTGGTCACAGCGCTGGGCACCGGCGAGCTGCGCATTCGCCAGGCCGGCACGGTCCAGTTCATGTTGATCAGCGGCGGGTTCGTGGAGGTGCGACCCGACAAGGTCGTGGTCATGGCCTTCGTGGCCGAGCACTCGGACGCCATCGATGCCGCGGCCGCGGCCGAGGCGCGACGCGCAGCCGAGGCGGACCTGGAGGCGGTGCACGACCCGGTCGACCTGGCCCGGGTCCGCGCTGCGCTGCAGACCGCCCTCATGCGCGAGCGGATCGCCACCCGGCGCAGCAACCGGAGCTGA
- the murA gene encoding UDP-N-acetylglucosamine 1-carboxyvinyltransferase → MDRFIVEGGNPLRGEVRVAGAKNAVLKMMAAAILTDEPVVLTNVPRISDVAIMRETMADIGFSWTDVDEHTLELSARGPEWLFVPLEAAMKMRSSFILLGPLLARHGRVIISNPGGDRIGRRPVDLHVRAMQTLGASIEYRNGYYFARAERLRGARIAFPYVTVMGTENVILAACLADGTTVIDNAAREPEVDDLIAMLRTMGARIERTAPHTVEVEGVGSLSGVEHAVIGDRIEAGTFAVAAASTGGEVSITGFDATHLGAFMDVLAQMGVEHQALDADGQKGLRIRGGLPGSVRPMAVETQPYPGLATDLQAPLAVLMTQASGESSIHETIYSDRLEYAAELVKMGAVIEVSDARHARVAGPTPLHGRTVQIPDLRAGATLVLAALAAEGRSTISGVEHVDRGYEAFEAKLVDLGARISRVTD, encoded by the coding sequence ATGGACCGCTTCATCGTCGAGGGCGGCAATCCCCTCCGGGGCGAGGTGCGGGTAGCCGGGGCCAAGAATGCGGTCCTGAAGATGATGGCGGCGGCCATCCTGACCGACGAACCGGTCGTGCTCACCAACGTGCCGCGCATCAGCGACGTGGCGATCATGCGCGAGACGATGGCCGACATCGGCTTCAGCTGGACCGATGTCGACGAGCACACGCTCGAGCTGTCGGCCCGCGGCCCGGAGTGGCTGTTCGTCCCGCTCGAGGCGGCCATGAAGATGCGCTCCTCGTTCATCCTGCTCGGACCCCTCCTGGCCCGCCACGGGCGGGTCATCATCAGCAACCCGGGCGGCGATCGAATCGGGCGCCGGCCGGTGGATCTCCACGTCAGGGCCATGCAAACCCTCGGCGCCTCGATCGAGTACAGGAACGGGTACTACTTCGCGCGGGCCGAGCGCCTGCGGGGGGCGCGAATCGCGTTCCCGTACGTCACCGTCATGGGCACTGAGAACGTCATCCTGGCGGCCTGCCTGGCGGATGGGACGACGGTCATCGACAACGCCGCCCGGGAGCCGGAGGTCGACGACCTCATCGCGATGCTGCGGACGATGGGGGCCCGGATCGAGCGGACGGCCCCCCACACGGTCGAGGTGGAGGGTGTCGGATCGCTGAGTGGGGTCGAGCACGCGGTGATCGGGGATCGGATCGAGGCCGGAACGTTTGCCGTTGCGGCAGCCTCCACCGGGGGCGAGGTCAGCATCACCGGCTTTGACGCCACGCACCTGGGCGCGTTCATGGACGTGCTGGCCCAAATGGGGGTCGAGCACCAGGCGTTGGATGCCGATGGTCAGAAGGGGCTTCGGATCCGCGGCGGTTTGCCGGGGAGCGTCCGACCGATGGCGGTCGAAACGCAGCCTTACCCCGGCCTGGCCACGGACCTCCAGGCTCCTCTGGCCGTGCTCATGACCCAGGCTTCGGGCGAGAGCTCGATCCACGAGACGATCTACTCCGACCGCCTGGAGTACGCCGCCGAGCTGGTGAAGATGGGCGCCGTGATCGAGGTGTCCGACGCGCGACACGCCCGGGTGGCGGGGCCAACCCCACTGCACGGGCGGACGGTCCAGATCCCCGACCTGCGCGCGGGTGCGACCCTGGTCCTGGCCGCACTGGCGGCCGAGGGGAGAAGCACCATCAGCGGTGTCGAGCACGTCGATCGCGGGTACGAGGCCTTCGAGGCCAAGCTGGTCGACCTGGGGGCGCGGATCAGCCGGGTTACCGACTGA